Genomic segment of Exiguobacterium acetylicum:
GACGACTTGAAGCCGATCCGGATGTCGACGACGCCGGTCGCGATCAGATGGGCGAGGTTGCAGTAGTCCATCATCTCCTGACTATCGAGCCGTTCGTCGAGTCGTCCGAGCAGGTCGTCGACGGTCTGTTCCCGCAGGGCATAGCCTTGTCGTATCAGCCGAACGTCCTCCTCGCTCAGCTCCTCCGAGACGATGAGCCGCATCCGTCCACCGTTGCGGACCAATCCCTTGACGCCCTGACCGTAGGAGGCCAGCGCCTTCGAGCTGAAGTAGCCGCTGACCCGGTCATAGGCGACCGCCCGTCCGAGGACGGGCGTATAGAAGTCCTTGCCGATCTGATGCTCCGTCGTATAGTAGGACGGGCGCAGCACCAGGTCGCGGAAGTCAGAGTCGTGACTCATAGGCCCCGAGTTCCTTCCGGATCTGTTCGACGAGACGGGCGAACTCCTTCTTCGAGCCGGCATCCATCCGGGCGATCTGGTCCGCGTCGACGTTGTCGAGCGTCCGGATGACCGTGTTGAGCGAATCGATCGGCTTCATCTTGACGCGCGTCAACACCGTCTCGTCAACACGCTTGCTGACGATCGAGCTCGCCTCCTCGCGCACGTTCTTGAGGTTCTCGTTCAGCTTCTTGACCGTGTTCACGGTCACGCTCGCCTCTTCCTGATAGGCATCGTAGACGTCCTCGACGATGTCGTCGTATTCGTCGAGGAACTGATCCCGGTTGCCCGCCAGTATGATTTCCTTCCCGATGCGACGGATGTAGCGTGTCAGGTCGCCTTCCTTCGAGAGCGCCATCGCCGTGAAGAGGGCGTTCTTGACGCGTTCATGCTCCTCCTCGTCCTTCTCCTTGTTGAGGATGAACATGATCTCCTGGAGCGGTCCGTCGAGCTCCATGTCGCGTGCCACGTAGTACTTGCCCTCGGCGTTGATGAACGAGAGGAACTCGACCATGAGGTTCGCCTTCTTGAGCATCTTCTTGACGTCCCCTTCGGTCTTGTTCGTGTTCGTCGCATATTCCTTCACCGTGAAGTACTTGTTCTTCTCGATGTCGTTGTAGACCTCGACCAGGTTGTCGATGGCGTTGTAGTCGACCGGACGCTCCTCGCCGTGCTGCAGGTTGAGCTCGAGTCGCTTGATGTCGATCGCGGAGAGACCCTCCGACGGATCGAGGATGACCGCCTCGAAGAACGACGTCTTCCCTTCCCGCTTCAACTGACGGAGGCACGTATAACGTCGGTTCCCGTCGACGACCGTCCCGTCGTTGAGGACGACGCCCGGTAGACGCTGTCCGAAGAGGTCGATGTTCTGCTTCGTCTTGTTGAGCGCGGCGCTGTTCGACTCGACGATGAACTGCTCGACGAGGTCGTTGTACTCCTCCTTCGAGAGGTTCTGGATGTCCTTGCCTTCCGATTCGTAGCGGTTCATCGAGCTGATGATGCGTCCGTTCTGGCGGTTATATAAGAGGTGCTCGAGCGGGATGCGGTGTACCGGGTAGCTGCGTGTCTGGCCCTTGATTGTCAGTTTACGCGTTCCGTCCGTCAACGAGATGGTCTTACCGATTTCTTTTTGTAGGTCGATCTTATTATCGAAGTTCATAGCTTGTGATTCCTCCCAAATTTCATGTGCGTTAACCAGCTGGTGACGCGACTCCATAACTAAATTTTACGCATATATAGAAAATAAAGACAGTATGTTTTCGGAAATAGTTGTCAGAATTTCTAAACTGCCCCCCATGACAGACGGGCACGCCCATCCGAGGAGATGAGCGTGCCCGATTCATGGCTTCAACGACGTAGATATTGCTCGAGTGCGCGCCGGATGATGTCCTCCGGGCTGCTGCCGTCCTCTTTCGCCCGTTCCTGCAGGTTCTTCAACAACGGATCGTCATCCCCGAAGTCGATCCGCAGCTTGACCGGACGGCTGACGGACGGCTGTTCGATGACGCGACGTTCCTTGCGGTCGCTGAGCATCCGCTTGACCTCGCGGAGTTCCTCCCGCGTCATCTCGTAGACGGTCTTCTCGCCGTCCCCGACCTGGTATGTACGTCCCTCGAGCATGACAGCCCTCGGGTCCTCCGGCCAGGACAGCAGTTCCGCGAGCTTCGACGCCGTCAGCTCCTCCTCGACCGCGCGGACGAGCAGTTCCTCGCCGAACACGTTCCAGAACGAGACGAAGCGGCTCACCTGCGACTGCGACAGGCCGATGCGCCCGACGAACTCGAGCCATCCGCCCTCCTCCTGCCGGAAGCCGTCACGCGTCCCCTCATAGCGGAAGATGGCGTTGGCGTGCGCGAGCACGCGGCACTTCTCGACGAAGCTCGTCGCATGGATGGCATCGATGTGGTTGTAGTACTGGACCAGTCCGTCCATGTTCTCAGGTAGCTTCTTCGTCACGACACGGGACAACGAGGTCGCGGACAACGATTGATACGGGTTCGCGACGCTCGTCGTCGAGGAGAACTTCTTGACGGCGTCGACCTTCTCCCCTCGTGCGTCCGTGTTCGGGTTCGTCGCCTCAGGGAGCGCGCCGTTCGCCTGGAAGCTCGAGAACTTCGGTGCGTTCTTCTTACGACTCATAATGCGAGCACCTCCTCCGCGAGCTTCAGGTACGCGTCCGTCGCCGGACCCTTGTGGTCGATGACCGGACGGGACTCACGCTGGAGCGATTGTACCTTCACCATGTACGGGATTGTCGTCAACACGGGGATGCCGACCTCCCGTCCGAGGTCGACGAGTTCCTCGACCGTCGTCAGGTCCCCGCGCGAGCGCGTACCGACCATCGTCGGCACGAATGCCGCGATGTGGATGTCCTCCTTGTAGCGTCTGATTTCCTCGAGCTCCTCTGGTGCCGTGTAGACGGCGTCCATCGAGAACTTCTGCATCTGCACCGGCATCACGATGATGTCCTGTGCGACCAGGGCGCAGCGGGCATAGGGGTTCAAGGCGGACGTCGATCCCGGACAGTCGATGAGGCAGACGTCGAACAGTTCCTCGACGCGTGCGAGCTCCTCCCTCAGGCGGAACTCGTAACCCATCTGGCTCGTCAGGCCGGTCGGCGAGGCGGAGCGGCGCGTCGGTACGAGATGGACCGTCCCCGTCTCGTACTCGCAGTTGACGATGACCTGCTCGATCGGTGCATAGTACGGGTCATCCTCGTTGATCAGACAGTCGAGCAGCACCTTCCCTGGATAGTCCTCGGTCAGCCCGAGACCGTTCGAGGTCGACGCCTGGTCGTCCGCGTCGATCACGAGTACACGGAGCCCCTCCCTGGCGTAGGCATGCGCGAGGTTGATTGTCGTCGTCGACTTCCCGACCCCACCCTTACGGTTGTATAACGCGATTTTCTTCATCGTCTCTCTTCCCCTTCCGTCTCATCTGAGCCCTCCACGATGCCGTGGTCGAGCGATTCCTCTATCAATCGTGACAAATATTCGCTGATGCTGAGCCCTTGTGCGCTCGCGAGCGCATGGAGGCGTTCCGATGTGTCCGTCGGCACGCGTGCCGACAGGACCGTCGACGTCGTCTTCTTCTGACGGAAGGCGCTGACCTTCACGCCCGACGTGGCGGAACGGCTAGCCCGGAGTTCACGTACGGTCGCCTCCTCTATCGGTTTCCGCCCGCCTTCCACGGGCAGGCCGTTGAGCACCACGTCCTCCGGGTCCTCGACGTACATGAGCTCGAAGATTTTCGAGGCCGGCAGCTTCCCGAGCGACTCCTCGAACGGTTGGAGCGTGTCATAGGCCTTGACGTACCGCGAAGCGAGCGAGTTCGACATCTGGACCGTCTCGAGGAACCCTTGCCATTCCTTGCCATCGTGCATCTCCGACTTCGCTATCGAGAGACGCTTGCCGATCTCGAAGACCGATATCGTCTGGACGCGCGCGAGCTCCTTGATCTCGACCGCCAGGTTCTCGAGGTCCTTCGATACGGGGAGCTTCTGGACGACGGAGCCGATGTCCGTCAACCCGCTCCGATACGGATGTTGCTCCTGAGGCTTGATTTTATGGATTTGCTTGTTCCGGGCCTTCATGCGTCCTTCCCTCCTTCGACCATACGACGAGCGAGCTCCCTGAATGGTGCGGCGAGCTCTTGTCCTTCCTTCGACTTGTACTGCAGCACGCTCTTCCCGTTGTCGGCGGCCTTCTCGATGAAGGCTGCACGTCTGACGGACGGGAGCACGGTGAGCCCCTCCTCCTCCGCGAGCCGTCCCATGGCCTCCGCATATTCACGGTCACCCTTCAGTCCGACGTCGAGCGCGACCGGCATGATGCCCGTCAGTTCGAGCGAGCCGTTATAGAACTTCTTCACCTGTCGGATCGTCCGGATGGTACTGCCGAGTTGATCGAAGACCAGCTTCTTCGGCATGAAGGGGACGATGACATGGTCCGCACAGGAGAGGACGACCTTCGAGAGCTCATTGATCGACGGGACGGAGTCGAGGATGATCCAGTCGAACTCCTCCGCGAGCGGTGCGAGCAGGTCCTTCAATAGGAAGAGTTTGTCCTGTTCTGATATCAGGTTGATGAGTCGGGCGTTCCGTTCGTTCGAGGGGAGAAGGCTGATGTTGTGTTTCTCGTCGTCGAACAAAATCTCCTCGATGGCGAGTCCGCGCGCCTGGACGTCGAAGAGCGTCATGTATTTGATCGTATCGGACTCCTTCAGCATCAACTTGCTGAGGGAACCTTGTGGATCGAGGTCTACGAGTAAAGTGCGTTGACCGAGTTCGCCGAGTGCATGCCCCATGTTGAGGGAACAGGTCGTCTTCCCGGAACCTCCCTTTGATATGTAGAACGTCAGAATGTTCATCATCTCTCCCCTTTCTGTCTCCATCATCACATACGAGAGGATTGAAGACAATCATTTTTATCGTTCGGTGTCGATTTTTTATGATATCTATATGTATACACTAGTATTAAATTGTATACGTTTCGATGTCGAAATGTATACATGACGTTTCGTCTGTCTTCCTGAACTTCAATCACCAAAGAGGGATTCTCCTTCCAAGATGATGACATACGGGCTAACCAGATTATTTTCATTACAGACATTCTAGGAGATTGAAGGGATTAAAAAAGAATTAAAAAGAATTGGAAAACGTGAATCGATCATGGAGCCCGTGAGACCAACGTTCCTTGCCGAAATCAAAGTCCGATAAAGAGACATGATGATTTGGAGAAGTTCGCCTTCATCCGGATTATGCGCTCTGATTACTCGTTTTCGTTCGATACGAGTCGTTTCTCTGCATCCATTAGCTTTTTTTATGTCCTGTATATTTGTTTTTTTTCCTGAATGGTATGACACATTCGAAAAATCGCCTGGACGGACATCCTGGATGCGGAGACCCCCTTTTTCGAGGCCGATGACGCCGATATCAGAGGTGATTTGCCTCGTTTTCATCATTTTTTTCAGAAAAGGGCATGACAAATAGACCATCATGCGATGGCCAATTTTTCCGAGAGTCGTCTCAGACGCTCATTGAGATAGAGGACCGGGGACTGGAAGAAGAGACTATAGACGTCCGTCTCCTGCAGGCGTTCCCCGTAGCGGAGGAAGTCGTTCCGGATCGAACGTAAGACCTCGTCACAGGCCTCGAACCCATACGTGTCGCTGAGCGACTTGAGGGAGGACTGAGGCACCTCGAGCAGGTCGAAGTCGACGAAATCACGAGCCACCTCACGAAGGTCGAACCAACCGATGAGCGTGCTCGCGCGTTCCGCCTCGCGGATGCGTCTGCTGTCGACCTTCTCCCCGATCTTCATCTGGAACATGAGCGGACGTGTGACGGTATGTATGCGTCGCTTGAGCGAGATGTTGTCCTTGACGGCCGACAAGAAGTCCTTCGTGTCCTCGACGAGTTGCACGTCGAAGAGGCGTGAGAGCTGGTCGAGCATGCCCTTCACCGCAAGACGATGGCCACAATAGCGAGGGAGGAAGCCCTTCACCTCATCATAGGTGAGGATGGCCTTCTCCTGGGACTGGACATGGATGTCCCGTTCCACCTGTACGAGGGCACGCAATGCCACGCGCAGGATGTTGACGTGGTCGATCTCCATGAGATGACGAATCATCCCACACCAGATGGAGGTATATCCCGTCTTCGAAGCGAAGCTGCCGGATTCTTCCGTGAGGTCACGATAGTTGGAGAGGTAGTCGACGAGCTCGATCGATAGGACGCCGGTGAAATGGAAGTCATACCGGATGAGTCCTGCCTCCTCGAACAGACGGAGGTTGTCGTGCAACGAACGGACGGAGGTCCGGGCATGGTCCGCGAGAGTCTCGCTCTCGACGAGGGACAACATGCCCTTGTCGTCACAATGCGAGAGAAGCGTGAGAAGATGACGGATCCGCGACTTCGTCCATTTCAGGGCGAGGAACGGTCCCGGGATGTTATAGTGATGCTGTTCATACATGAAGCCTTCTTCTCGTTTCGTCCAACGCGTCAGACCGCTCATGGCAATCAACACCTTGTTCGCGACCAATACGTGTCTGTTCTGCTGATTCATCGACATTGCCTACACCTCCCCTACTCTGGACTATTAAGCCTAGTATCCTGTCCTTGAGGAGAACTGTCAAAACGCGTCTCCGGTACGGTGAAAGACGACCAACACGTCAGGAACGTTGATATGAAGCCGTTTCCATGAGTCAAAAAGATGTCATTTCGGTACGGTCGATTACGACCAAAACCGAAGGAATCCCCACATGAAGCCATCCACGGCTCCTCTTCGCCAGTATTTTTAAGGCATTCTGACTGATGGATGTCGCTCCGGTACGGTAAAAGGCGACCAGAACAAGAAAAGTGTCGTTCCAGTACGGCGCTGGACGACCAGAACAAGAAAAAGTGTCGTTCTGGTACGGTGAAAGACGACAATTCTTGCTGTTGGAGGTTCTAAAAAAAAATTGAAAAATCTCAGAAAATCTTTGGAATGTCGTTCTAGTACGGGGATTCACGACCATTCTTTCAAAAATGTCGTTCCGGTACGGTGACAAGCGACCAAAACATGAAAGATGTCATTTCGGTACGGTCAAAAACGACAAAAGTCATCCGAAATCGATGAATGTGTGTCGTTCTGGTACGGTAATGGACGACCATAATCAAAAATTGGTCGTTTTACGACATAATTCGACATATGCATTGATTCCAATCTGATGGACCTCTCATCAGGACTACAATGCGTAATCAGACTAAAATTCTAAATAATGAGAACTTATGTTCTTACTTTTTTTGTCTTGATGATCATCCTAAAACTAACGATCAAGATTGTCTGTCGGAACCGGTAAGTAGAGTACGGTACGTGACGACCAAAAAGTCTATTCCCCTCCTATGGATTCTTTTCGTCTGTGAATACGACCGAAATAAGCCTCATGTCGACGAGTCCTTCAGTCTGACGAATCACCATCAAAACTGACGGAGGTTCTTCATGAAGGAAATCATCAGTTCGAATGCCATACGGATGGGAATCAGTCAATAACATGACATCTAAGGTGGAGAAGATGTTCAATCTAAGCTTAGGCGTCGCGTTCTTATTGGTATCAACATTGTTCTTACTCTCCTGCGTCACCTTTCACCTCGCCTTGGTGATTGAATCGGGAAAACTATCATTGGGTCTAGAAGAAATGAGGAAATCAGAAAAGAAGCATGCGGAACCTCCAGCCATATGGACAACCTTATCAGACTGAAATGGCTGAGTACTGAGATGGATGGGGACGAGAAGGATGGAGTACGAGACGAAATTCAATCAGGTAGTGATCGACGAAGAGCGTGGACGTGAGGAACGGATGAATGAAGAGATTGAAGACATATTCGAAAGTTCGAGGAAAACAGATATCTAGGCAGTACATAAGAATCAAGTAGTGATGCGGACATAAAACGATAAGATGTTTGGAGATGGAAGAAGAGCGTACGGAGGAAGAAATCCGTACGCTCTTCTATTAAAAAATAAGACAATACCCTCATTATAGAGACAATAAAGAAAGAACTAAAGAGAGAACACGTCATCCTTTTGTAGAGAAAGAATGACGACTAGGATACATCATGTAGACGCTCGTCCCCTCGTGGACGGGTTCATGATTAGCGTTTCTAAGAATGAACCCTCATCTCAGAGCGAGGAGAAGTCGAAGAGAAGAGTATACCCGAATGTATTGAGAGGGTCTTCTTCTCCTGTACGGGGAACGCGCGTGACGGAAATCCCCTTCAAGCGGAAGTATCGGATGAGTGATTCACCGAAGCTCTCATGTAATAGAGGGAACTCTTCATCGAAATCTACTGTCGTGGAGTGGATATCTCTTTCCTTTAGTCGTCTGAAGCGGAAGGTGAGTCGGTTAATGACTTGTAGTGCTGCACGGTTTTCCTGCAGTCCTTCGATCATCTGTATATCTTCTTCCGAGAGTCTCTCCTTATACGGAAGAGGAGTCAGGTGTTCTGGATTGATCATGTGGGCATGCCTCCTTGAAAGATGAAGTTTTTGTTGCCCCAGAGGAGCAAACATCGTTAGCAGTCGAGCTAGGAAGAGTCACTCAAAGCAAGAGCACGTTGCTCCGATCGTCGAGTTCCCATCTCTCGAGCGGATGGAAGTAGAGGAAATAGTAATCCCCTGAACGATGCCAGTCCTGGATGATGAAGTCGAGCTCCTTGATCCGATCGAGGTTCGTCTCGAGCTCCTTCAGGTTCTCGGCCTTCCGACTCTTGTTGAAGCGGATGGAATGGGTGAACTGTCGCCAGTGTCGCTTCGCCGGCATCTCCTCCTTGAGCTGGAACGAGGAGAGACGTTCCTTCTGCAGGACGAACGACAGATGATAGGCGAACGTCCCCTTCAGTCGTTCGATTTGTTCCCCGTAGATGCTGATGATCTGTTGCTTGAGCAGGTCGTCATAGACCTCCTCCGAGACGGTCACGGTGATCTGTGTGTCCCGCTGTATGGCGGACGCCCCACTTATCTTGACGGAGGAGAACAGACCGAAGATGGAAAGGTCGCCCTCCTCGTTACGGACCGCAACCCGATAGTATCCCAGCTTGACGAGACGCTGCGTCGTAAGGGCATAGCTCTTCCCGCTATCGTTGCCATAAATCTTCTTGACGAGCTTCGAGATCGGGAACACGATCTTCCGGTTCGTCTGGAACGAGATATCGCGATAGGATAGTATCTCGTTGAATGCCTCGAAATCGCGCGAATCAAGGTCAGGTACCTTCCCGTCGAGTTCTGCCAGGAATTCATTGCTGACGAGGACGGATAGATTGTTCGGTACGCCCTGCTTGTATTTCGGTACGACGGCAGAATAGTCGTGTAGGTCGAGCGAGAGGTCCATCAAGGTCCCCTCCCCTTGGTTGAACTTCTCCGTCGTGTTCTTCATGCGATCGGCCAGACCGAAGAACGGGACGGTGATCGAGGTGGATGTCGCGACGTGCGCCTTCGGTTGCACTCGCTTCAGTCCCTTCGCGACCTCACCGATGACCATCAGGACGTCGGTCCGCATGGTGCTCGTCCGTTGGTTCTTCGTCTTCTGCCCCCAATGTGGATACGTATGGATGAGGAGGTTGTTGTTCTCGGCCCATTCCTCGAGTTCGCGAATATGTTCTTTCATGAGGTCCTCGACACTGTCGGCAGAGAACTTTCGTTGGAAGCCTTCCTTGCCTGAAATGTCCCAGAACTCGAGATACATCTTATGCAATCCCCTAAGCTCTTTCATCGGCCCCTTATTCTCGACATAGTTTCGGATGGCGGATCTGACCCATCTTCTCTTCAGTTTCTTGAACGAGTAGTAGCGGAGCTTCGTATAGACGTCCTCCTCGTTCTGGAACTCATAACATTCTTCATAGAGCTGATTGACGTAAGCCTCGACGTCGACGATGTCGATCGAGGCGAGTTGTTCGGTGACGTCGTTCTCAAGCAACGTCTTGGCCGCCTGAGAAACGACGAGCTGTCGGTGTTGGACGGATGAAGAACTGTCCATGGTACATCGCCCCCTTTTTTCGATACATCTAGCATATCATGTCATGCGATGTACGGGGAAACGTGACAAAAAGTATGCGCCGGCGCATACTTTTTGGTGGAAGAACTCGTCGAGGGATCAGGACTACCGCCGTCTTGTAGTCGACATTTCATTTTAGGAACGCCGGAATCGTTGATAAGA
This window contains:
- a CDS encoding ParA family protein encodes the protein MNILTFYISKGGSGKTTCSLNMGHALGELGQRTLLVDLDPQGSLSKLMLKESDTIKYMTLFDVQARGLAIEEILFDDEKHNISLLPSNERNARLINLISEQDKLFLLKDLLAPLAEEFDWIILDSVPSINELSKVVLSCADHVIVPFMPKKLVFDQLGSTIRTIRQVKKFYNGSLELTGIMPVALDVGLKGDREYAEAMGRLAEEEGLTVLPSVRRAAFIEKAADNGKSVLQYKSKEGQELAAPFRELARRMVEGGKDA
- a CDS encoding DUF3102 domain-containing protein; protein product: MKARNKQIHKIKPQEQHPYRSGLTDIGSVVQKLPVSKDLENLAVEIKELARVQTISVFEIGKRLSIAKSEMHDGKEWQGFLETVQMSNSLASRYVKAYDTLQPFEESLGKLPASKIFELMYVEDPEDVVLNGLPVEGGRKPIEEATVRELRASRSATSGVKVSAFRQKKTTSTVLSARVPTDTSERLHALASAQGLSISEYLSRLIEESLDHGIVEGSDETEGEERR
- a CDS encoding ParA family protein, with the translated sequence MKKIALYNRKGGVGKSTTTINLAHAYAREGLRVLVIDADDQASTSNGLGLTEDYPGKVLLDCLINEDDPYYAPIEQVIVNCEYETGTVHLVPTRRSASPTGLTSQMGYEFRLREELARVEELFDVCLIDCPGSTSALNPYARCALVAQDIIVMPVQMQKFSMDAVYTAPEELEEIRRYKEDIHIAAFVPTMVGTRSRGDLTTVEELVDLGREVGIPVLTTIPYMVKVQSLQRESRPVIDHKGPATDAYLKLAEEVLAL
- a CDS encoding ribbon-helix-helix domain-containing protein, producing the protein MSRKKNAPKFSSFQANGALPEATNPNTDARGEKVDAVKKFSSTTSVANPYQSLSATSLSRVVTKKLPENMDGLVQYYNHIDAIHATSFVEKCRVLAHANAIFRYEGTRDGFRQEEGGWLEFVGRIGLSQSQVSRFVSFWNVFGEELLVRAVEEELTASKLAELLSWPEDPRAVMLEGRTYQVGDGEKTVYEMTREELREVKRMLSDRKERRVIEQPSVSRPVKLRIDFGDDDPLLKNLQERAKEDGSSPEDIIRRALEQYLRR